Proteins found in one Candidatus Schekmanbacteria bacterium genomic segment:
- a CDS encoding AAA family ATPase, which produces MFLKKLSIKKFRCIENLTLDFHKGVNILIGENNSGKTAIIDALRICFSYGNQYRDTYVAINDFFIDTTSPSRELTDIEFDLIFEIVNDEKAGIFYDMLSVGEERKKELQLHFRYSINEKSGSKKVRYKVWGGENEGQSVAPEVLELIYAVYLGPLRDAVQSLRPVKGNILGDLYSNIEQDSDKQQCLAGKVHNLLQDDTEWRSLINSGKDAVNEHIKKTSILGKQYSVDIEFLPFEFRRILDTLRIQIPIYDNLSEGTTVERKYFNLAEYGLGYNNLIYMAVVLGNLTRRKEVEADTYISLLLEEPEAHLHPQLQNILFAYLNEINDKGIQIFITSHSPTITAKANLDSLIVLQNQDKSIYSLPLINSNLDENNRKYLQKFLDVTKSQFFFSSGVILVEGISEALLLPVFSRIMGKGYNLEKNGIEIVNINGVAFEHFGKLFNPELLEQGLRCRCAILTDDDLNRETDEISSRAKKAKDLEKSNLKVELAKETFEFELFMAGNKDLLLSIFNEMHPRAAQNITEGNTIEEHSRSFVDKVISNKAKSELSHRLSVLLAEREDIRNNFTVPEYIQNAIRWVVKGE; this is translated from the coding sequence ATGTTCCTTAAGAAGCTCTCAATAAAAAAGTTTCGATGTATAGAAAATTTAACACTCGATTTTCATAAAGGGGTAAATATCCTTATTGGCGAAAACAACTCTGGCAAAACAGCAATTATTGATGCCTTACGAATATGTTTTAGTTATGGAAATCAATATCGTGACACTTATGTTGCCATTAATGATTTCTTTATCGATACTACAAGTCCATCCAGAGAACTCACAGATATTGAGTTTGACTTAATCTTTGAAATTGTCAATGACGAAAAGGCGGGTATTTTTTATGATATGTTATCAGTGGGTGAAGAAAGGAAAAAGGAGTTGCAGCTTCATTTCAGATATTCCATAAATGAAAAAAGTGGAAGCAAAAAGGTTAGATATAAAGTCTGGGGAGGAGAGAATGAGGGACAATCGGTAGCTCCTGAAGTACTTGAATTGATATACGCTGTTTATCTTGGCCCCTTAAGGGATGCGGTACAGAGTCTCAGGCCCGTTAAAGGAAATATACTGGGCGATTTATATTCTAATATTGAACAGGACTCAGATAAGCAACAATGTCTTGCCGGCAAGGTACACAATCTCTTGCAGGATGATACCGAGTGGCGTAGCCTTATTAACTCAGGAAAGGATGCAGTTAATGAACATATAAAGAAGACCTCAATATTGGGTAAGCAATATAGCGTTGATATTGAGTTTCTTCCTTTCGAGTTCAGGAGAATATTAGATACGCTGAGAATTCAAATACCGATTTATGATAACCTTTCTGAAGGTACCACAGTCGAAAGAAAGTATTTTAACCTTGCCGAGTATGGTCTGGGATATAACAACCTCATCTACATGGCAGTAGTATTGGGTAATTTGACAAGGCGCAAGGAGGTTGAGGCAGATACATATATTTCCTTATTGCTTGAAGAGCCGGAAGCGCACCTCCATCCTCAACTGCAAAATATCCTTTTTGCTTATCTAAACGAGATAAATGATAAAGGCATTCAGATATTCATAACCTCACATTCACCAACGATAACAGCAAAAGCAAACTTAGATTCTCTAATTGTGTTACAGAACCAGGATAAATCAATTTATTCTCTTCCTCTTATCAATTCAAATCTTGATGAGAATAACAGGAAATATCTGCAAAAATTCTTAGATGTCACGAAATCACAGTTCTTCTTTTCTAGTGGCGTAATTCTTGTTGAGGGTATATCGGAGGCGCTCTTATTGCCAGTCTTTTCAAGAATAATGGGAAAAGGATATAACTTAGAAAAGAATGGGATCGAAATTGTGAACATTAATGGAGTTGCTTTTGAGCATTTCGGCAAATTGTTCAACCCTGAATTACTTGAACAAGGTCTTCGGTGCCGATGCGCAATTCTAACTGATGATGATCTGAATAGGGAGACGGATGAGATATCATCTCGAGCAAAGAAGGCAAAAGACCTTGAAAAGAGTAACCTGAAGGTTGAGCTTGCAAAAGAAACCTTTGAGTTTGAACTTTTTATGGCTGGGAACAAAGATTTACTGCTCTCAATTTTCAATGAGATGCATCCAAGAGCTGCACAAAATATTACCGAAGGCAATACAATTGAAGAACATTCAAGAAGTTTCGTAGATAAGGTAATTTCTAACAAAGCAAAGT